The Pseudomonas sp. KU26590 genomic sequence TACAGTTAGAGGTGAAGACGCCACAGGATCCCTGATTGACAGCGACATTTTCGAGACAGTACGAAAACGATTCCGGCGCCTCGGCGGTATTGACGGTCAGTACCTTACAGCATGCTCTGCGGTAACAATACTTGAAGGGCTTATTTCCCCAACTCCTGTTTGGGTTCATAGTCCAGGGCCGATGGGTTTGCCAGGAGGGTACCCTGTTAAATTAGAAGCAGGCAGCATTGAGATTGAATTCTCTTCTCAATGCACTGAAGAGGAAGCAGTAGAAATCAATCAGCGCTGTCAAAATCAAGACGGCATAGAGCGTATACATGAGGACGGCACTGTTACTTTCAACCCCTCATGCATGGCAGTGTTTAAAGATTTATTAGGTTACACAAAGCGTGAGATGTCTATAGCGCAATCCGCAGAATTTGCCGAGGAGCTATCATCCTCATATAAAGCATTCAAAGTTGCGCAAAGATAGGAGTTTTTTTTCATGACCCAGCATGCACAAACCCAAGACTCTGTTGACGAATATACATCACAATATTCAGCAGACTTTGTCAGCAAGTGGGACGAACTGATTAATTGGGAGCTGAGAAAGCAAGGCGAGAATGGCTTTTTCGAACAATTGCTTAAAGCGGCTCAGTGCCATTCAGTAATTGACGTATCGGCCGGTAGCGGTTTTCATTCGGTTCAACTGACACTTGCGGGCTTGCACGTCGTGGCTAACGATGGCAGCGCGACCATGGTTGCAAAGGCAAAAGCTAACTTTGAGCGATATGATGTCTGTATTGACTGCCATAATAGTGACTGGTTAGACCTCGACAGCAGGATATTAGGGAAATTTGACGCAGTAGTGTGCCTAGGCAGTTCGTTGTGCCACGTCTTTGATGAGCAAGACCGACGTAAAGTCCTTTCAAATTTCAGGTCTCTACTCAAACCTGGGGGCCTGCTAATTGTTGATCAACGTAATTTCTACGCGATACTTGCAGGCCGGTTCAAGGCAAGCGGTAATTACTATTACTGCGGGACATCTGCCTCGGTGACCTTGGGGGAGGTAAACGACCAACTTTGTGAATTTCGCTATAGCTTCGATGGCGCCCCCCCGTACTCGCTTAAAGTGTATCCGCTACAACCAAATCAACTCAAGTCGGAAATCAACGCGTCCGGTTTTTCACATCAGTCCATGTACGGTGATTTCCGCGCGGATTTCGACATGCTTAGCTCTGACTTCATTATTCATAAGGCGGTGGCAATATGAGCAATGAAGCCTCCAGCACTTTCGAGAGCGCGCCAGGTCGTGGCACTCACAGCATAATACTAGCGCTAGTCTTAACTGGCTTCGTAGCCAGCACCTATGGTTTCGGCGTATATCTCTTTGCAAACTTAGTAGTCGACATGCGCAAAGATATGGAATTTGATTATACCACTGTCGGAATTATCACTGGCGGTGCCCAAATCGGCTTTCTAGTTTTTTCCTCTGTAACTAGCTTCATTAGTCGTTATGTAGAGGGATGGAAAATAAGTCTGGTTTCTACTTTTGCCACATCAGGTGCCCTACTTGGCTTAGGCTTCAGCAATAATGTGTGGATATCTGGGGCGTTACTCATATTATTGGGTGGCTGCTCTGCGTCTGTCTACATTCCATTGGCTGAAATTGTCACCAAGAGTTTCAGCCCATCTAAACGCTCTCGTGTTATGGGCCTCATATCAAGTGGCACTAGCTATGGCGTTTTTATCAATGGCCTCCTTGTATCGTTTCTAACTGTACATGGCGGATGGCGCTCGATTTGGATGACTGCCGGCTGCATATCGATAGCGTTATGCTTTGTCGCTTTTTTTTTGCTTCGAAGCACAATGAAGGACTCAGATCAAAGTGCTGCCATCGCCAAAAAGATGTCGGAGGATTTAGAAACCGCGTGGTTGACGAAATCCTTATATGTAGTCTGGGTATTGGCATTTCTCAACGGGGTAACGCTTCTGCCTTTTCAAACCTATCTGTCACCATTCCTACGCGATGAACTTGGCTTACCAGTTGCAACAACAGGTTTCATTTGGACAACCATAGGGGCGGTAGGTATGGCTTCAGGTTTTCTGGTCGGTTGGATCGCTGACAGAATTGGAGTAAGGATCGCACTTGCATTGTGCTTCGCGAGCGCGGGTGCTGCCTCCGCCTTGGTCTACGGCTTTGATGCAATACCAATTTTTTATCTTGCGGCTTTTCTATTTGCTGCCGCGTTTTATCCTATTTTTGGTTTAGTCCCAACTTACATTGGCCAGATAGTACACGTCAGCCGGCTAACTCAAGCATTCGGCATTGCCAATGTCCTCATAGGTCTCGGTGGCGTATGTGGTAATTTTCTTGGCGGACTTACAAAAGATACGACTGGTTCTTTCTCATCGGTATACGCGGCGGTAGCAATGCTTTTATTGCTTCAGGTAGCGTTAGTGCTCATGCTGAAAAAACCAAAAAACTTAAACTAGTCAACGAGGCTAACATGAGCTATTTTCCAGTTCCTGGCAGGGAAGACCTGCATTTTTATGCCTTTCAGCAGCTCCATGAACACGCACATAACCCCTTAGTTATCTGGCTGACTGGTATTTCTGCATCGGGTAAGTCGACCATTGCAGATGCTTTAGCCCATAGCCTGAAATCTCGCAACCGCATGGCTTGTATTCTTGACGGCGATTCAGTCAGAAGCGGTTTATGCAGGGACTTAGGTTTCGCTTTAGCAGATCGCGATGAAAACATTCGGCGCGTGGCCGAAGTCGCTAAATTGATGGCCGAGACAGGCTTGGTGGTGATTGTGGCTCTTATTTCGCCATCGATGTCGAGCCGCCATCACGCCCGATCAATCATTGGTACCGACCGCTTCATGGAGGTGCATGTAGACGTTTCGCTTGTCACTGCCGAATCGCGGGATCCAAAGGGCTTGTACAAAAAAGCAAGGGCAGGTTTGATCAAAAATTTTACTGCCATCGACTCTGCGTATGAAATACCAGTACGGCCTGAGCTGCGGCTTGAGACCGATAAGCTGTCAGTTTCTGACTCAGTCGACGCGATACTGCAATGGTTAGTGCCTCCTGGCCACGGAAAGCCCTAAATCGGACGACATGCATGCCCCCTTTCGCGTGAAGCGAGTAGTCTTGACCCAAGCGTCTATAAACACGGTCTGGGGAGACTGCAATGCAACATGGCTTCATAGCTGCCAAAATGGTTCGGCTAATCGGCGGCGCCGTAGTGTTGGATTTTGTGAATACTTGCAATGGGCGTCGTCCAGATACCTCACTGCATCAAGCACAGGAGCGATTAACCAGCTTTGGCTTCTTTTTTGAGTGGGCTCAGCATTCAGGGCTGATCACGCTCGCAGAACATGCGACTTGGCTTCCTCTTGTAGCTGGCCCTCAGGAGAGCTTGGCTCCTATGCTCGACGCTATTA encodes the following:
- a CDS encoding MFS transporter translates to MSNEASSTFESAPGRGTHSIILALVLTGFVASTYGFGVYLFANLVVDMRKDMEFDYTTVGIITGGAQIGFLVFSSVTSFISRYVEGWKISLVSTFATSGALLGLGFSNNVWISGALLILLGGCSASVYIPLAEIVTKSFSPSKRSRVMGLISSGTSYGVFINGLLVSFLTVHGGWRSIWMTAGCISIALCFVAFFLLRSTMKDSDQSAAIAKKMSEDLETAWLTKSLYVVWVLAFLNGVTLLPFQTYLSPFLRDELGLPVATTGFIWTTIGAVGMASGFLVGWIADRIGVRIALALCFASAGAASALVYGFDAIPIFYLAAFLFAAAFYPIFGLVPTYIGQIVHVSRLTQAFGIANVLIGLGGVCGNFLGGLTKDTTGSFSSVYAAVAMLLLLQVALVLMLKKPKNLN
- a CDS encoding class I SAM-dependent methyltransferase, whose amino-acid sequence is MTQHAQTQDSVDEYTSQYSADFVSKWDELINWELRKQGENGFFEQLLKAAQCHSVIDVSAGSGFHSVQLTLAGLHVVANDGSATMVAKAKANFERYDVCIDCHNSDWLDLDSRILGKFDAVVCLGSSLCHVFDEQDRRKVLSNFRSLLKPGGLLIVDQRNFYAILAGRFKASGNYYYCGTSASVTLGEVNDQLCEFRYSFDGAPPYSLKVYPLQPNQLKSEINASGFSHQSMYGDFRADFDMLSSDFIIHKAVAI
- the cysC gene encoding adenylyl-sulfate kinase, which encodes MSYFPVPGREDLHFYAFQQLHEHAHNPLVIWLTGISASGKSTIADALAHSLKSRNRMACILDGDSVRSGLCRDLGFALADRDENIRRVAEVAKLMAETGLVVIVALISPSMSSRHHARSIIGTDRFMEVHVDVSLVTAESRDPKGLYKKARAGLIKNFTAIDSAYEIPVRPELRLETDKLSVSDSVDAILQWLVPPGHGKP